Sequence from the Terriglobia bacterium genome:
TATCGCGAATTGGAAGCCCTGCAAGGGAAATCTCGCCAGCAATTGAATCCGGGATAGCTTATCAACCGAGTCTGTGCCGACAAGCGCAGGAAAGGATCCATCATTAGGAGGCCAGGAATACAGGAAGGTGAAAACCTTAAATCAGAACAGAATTTGAGATCCCGCAGGGAAAGGAACTCTGTCGGCGTCCATTTTCATGGTTTCCTGGCTTCCTAATAAATTCTGGTCTTGGTTCCGGCTTGTCTGGAGAATGGTAATCTCTTCTGCATTTCCCGTAGTTTTTCTGTCTTCATGAGTGAATCTTTGGTAGAATCACCCTTCACTCAGGAAAGAAAAAGAGGAAATGGCAACAATAACAACGCAAGAAAAGAAAATCGTGCCCGCAGGAAATCCGTTTGTCGAGCAAAACACGGAGTTTGGGGCCGGGGTGGTCACCACTTCGTTTGACAAGGTGGTCAATTGGGCGCGCAAGTCCTCCATTTGGCCGATGACTTTCGGCCTGGCCTGTTGTGCAATCGAAATGATGGCGATGGGCGCATCCCGTTATGACATTGCACGATTTGGCGCCGAGGTCTTTCGCGGCTCACCACGACAATCGGACCTGATGATCGTGGCCGGCCGGGTCTCAAAGAAAATGGCACCGATCGTGCGCCAGCTGTATGATCAAATGCCGGAGCCCAAGTGGGTCATCTCCATGGGAGTGTGCGCCACAGCGGGCGGCATCTTCAACAATTACGCCATCGTGCAGGGAGTCAACCAGGTAGTGCCAGTGGATGTGTATATCCCCGGCTGTCCTCCACGACCTGAACAGCTTATTTATGGCATCATGAAGTTGCAGGAAAAGATCGATCGCCAGCGAGGAAGCTTCAAAGGGGTTCTTCCTTTTGGGCAGTGAGCCCCTCAGTTGATTGCTCAGGCCGTAGGCGCCGCGGCGACTCCTCGTTTATGGCTGCTCTCCCTTGTCCGATCTTAAGTAGAATCCCTCCTTCCGATCGATTCCCATCTGTTATAATCCGTTCGCGTTCTCACTACCATTTCCAGTTCTGACCAGAAAACCCAGGAGGGATTTCTATGCTGTCACCCGGAGAGAAGGCACCTGACTTCACTGTGAAGACCCATGAGGGAAAAGAAGTTTCGTTGAGCCAGTTTGGGGGGAGCAAAGTGGTCCTGTGGTTCTACCCCAAGGCGGACACCCCCGGTTGAACCAACGAAGGCAAAGGATTCCGTGACCGAATCCGAGAGTACGAAGCAAAAAACGTGAAGATCCTTGGCATCAGCTTTGATACGGTCGAAGAGAACGCTGCATTTGCCAGGAAGTTTCAGTTTCCGTTCCCCCTCTTGTGTGACACTGACCGCAAGATCGGCCTGGCGTATGGAGCTTGCGAATCGCCCCAGGATGTATACGCCAAGCGGATTAGTTACGTGATCGGCGAAGATGGGAAAATTCTTCTGGCCTATCCGAAGGTCGATGCCGCGCGCCATCCCCAGGAAGTGCTGGAGAAGGTCTAGTAGAATACCTTTTCGAGGAACAAACCGAACGGGGGCGCTGTCCATTCGGCCGGCTTTGGAGAGGGTTTGTAGAAGAAAGAACTGAATTCATCCCGGGTGCAATTCCCTGCCCCCAATTCCACCATGCTTCCGACCAGGCGCCGGACCATTTTCCACAGAAATCGATCGGCACGGATGTGAAAGGTCAATAGCCGGGCGTAACAGGGCCGCGTAATGCGGATTTCCCGCCATTCACACTCTTCCACAATACATTGGAAGGAACGTTCTTCCTCCTCATCCGGATCACAAAAAGAGCGGAAACTGTGTCTCCCGACGACAAGTCTTGCGGCCTCCTGGAGGAGGGGGAGTTTGATCTCGCGCCTCGGGCACCAGACGTGACGCCGCAGGAAGGGCGAGTAAGTTTCAACGATCTGATAGCGGTAGCTGCGGGAGTGCGCATCATGGCGGGCATGAAAATTCAGAGGAACGAAAGCGGCCTGAGAGACCGTCAGGTCAGCAGAGAGTCCGTTGTTCAGCTCCCGCATGATCTTCTCCGCTGACCACAGGCGCGGATCTTCCGCGTGATCCCCTGCATGAAAGGGGGCTTTCAAAAGCGGGATATCGCGGGAGGCGGTCCTGTCCACCGGAGGATCCCCGTGGATGACCGCATTCACAACCTGCGCCTCGGCGTGAACCCCGCGGTCGGTACGTCCCGCCGCAATGATCCGCGGCTTTTCTTTCAGGACATCAATCATTGCCGACAGCAATTGGCCCTGGACCGTGCGAACGTCCTTCTGGATCTGCCAACCATAGAACCGCGTGCCTTCATAGGCGATCGTGAGCTTCAGGTTTCTCATTGCATGCAAACTTTCCGTTTCACTGGTGCGTCCGCCATAGCGGACCCCCCTGCGGTCCCATCTCCGGCTTCCGACTTCTGGGCTCTGACCTCGTTTTCCAATGCTCTAAATTCGTGATCCCCCGATCAACACCGCCCACGTCGCCCCCCAACCTCCTGCTTCCGGCCTGGCATCCTTAAACGACACGACCAGCGGATGCTTGGAGAGCACCGATCGGACAATCTCGCGCTGCACCCCCATCCCGCGCCCGTGGATGATTCGTACTGTCTGAAAACCCCTTTCGTGAGCCTCACGGAGATATTCTTCAAGGACGACTTTTGTTTCTTTCGACGAAAAGGTATGCAGATCGATGGAATCTTCGATAGGAATGTGGACAGGTTCTCCCGAGGACAAGACCTCATCCTCATGATTTCGGAGTTCTGCATTCCCGCCTCCGGCCTCCGGCTTCTGACTTCCGACCTCCGGCTTCCGACTTCCCCTTTCAGTGGGAGGAGAACTTTGCGGTCCGGGTTTCCTGTCCAAAAGCGCTCCTTAAATCACAATCGCTTCCTGGTACTCACCGAACACGCACCGCATGGCGTCGGAGATCTCCCCCACGGTGGCGTAAGCTTCCACGGCATTGAGGATCGGTGGCAGCAGGTTCTTCAGGGGATCACGGGCAGAGGTCTCGATTTCCCGCAAAGCGCCTTCCACCTTTCTTGCGTCCCGCTCCGCTCTCAAGGTGGCGAGGCTCTTCTTCTGCTGCTCTTCCAGGGCGGGGTCGATCCGGAGGAGGGGAATCGGCTTTTCGTGCTCCGCCACAAAGGCATTGATGCCCACCACCGTCTGGTCCTTCGATTCGATGGCTCGCTGGTACTGGTATGCCGATTCCTGAATTTCCTTCTGGATAAATCCCGATTCAATGGCCCGAAGCATGCCTCCCATCTTCTCGATCCTCGCGATATATTCTTCTGCGCGCCGTTCGATCTCATTGGTCATTGACTCGATGAAATAAGACCCGCCCAGGGGATCGACGACATCGGCGACGCCGCTCTCCTGGGCGATGACCTGCTGGGTGCGCAGGGCCAGCAAAGCGGATTCTTCCGTGGGCAGGGCCAGCGCTTCATCGCGGGAATTGGTATGCAGGGATTGCGTGCCTCCGAGCACGGCGGCCAGCGCCTGCAACGCCACTCGGACCACGTTCACCTCGGGTTGCTGTGCCGTTAGCGTCGCTCCCGACGTCTGAGTGTGGAATCGCAGCATCCAGGATTTTGGCTTGCGAGCCCCAAAGCGGTCGCGCATGATCCTCGCCCACATCCGGCGTGCCGCCCTGAACTTCGCCACCTCCTCCAGAAGATTATTGTGGGCGTTAAAGAAAAAGGAAAGCCGGGGAGCAAACAGGTCCACGTCCAGACCCGCCTCGACCGCCGCTCCCACATAAGTGATCCCGTTCATCAGGGTGAAGGCCACCTCCTGAACCGCCGACGAGCCGGCCTCGCGGATATGGTACCCGCTGATGGAAATCGTGTTCCATTCCGGCAAGTGCCTGGCACAATATTCAAAAATGTTGGCGACCACCCGCAGCGAATGCCGGGGTGGATAGATATAAGTCCCGCGGGCGATATATTCCTTCAGGATATCATTCTGGACCGTGCCGGAAAGTCTTGCGGGCGCCACGCCTTGTTCCTTTGCCACCCCGATGTAGAGCGCCAGCAGGATTGCCGCCGTGGAATTAATGGTCATGGAGGTCGAGACCTTGTCGAGCGGGATGCCATCAAACAAGATCTCCATGTCGCGCAGCGAATCGATCGCCACTCCCACCTTCCCCACCTCGCCGGACGCGAGGGGATGATCCGAATCGAGCCCGATCTGAGTGGGAAGATCGAAAGCCACCGACAGGCCCATCTGACCCTGCGAAAGGAGAAACTTATACCGCCGGTTGGATTCAGCGGCCGAGCCGAATCCGGCGTACTGGCGCATGGTCCAGAATCGCCCCCGGTAAAGGTTGGGTTGGATGCCACGGGTGAACGGAAACTCGCCCGGCGGTGCCAGGGATTGCCCGACATCGAATCCTGACACATCGTCCTCGGAATAGAACCGTTTCAGCTCGATGTGGGAAGTGGTCTCAAATTTGGGTTTGCGTTCAGTCATTGCTGGTCCCAGGTCAAAATGAGAAGACGTCAAATCCTTACTCTTCCAAAGTGCCCCCCGGAGCGTCCGGAATGTCCAGCGGCGAAGGGCGGACTACTGTTTCTTCCTCACGGCCCGAGCCCGCAAAAGTGAGCTCACCGCAAAGGTCAGTAAGAGGACGGCAAATCCCGCGGAGGTGTAAAACCGAATCCCGGACGAGGGGATTTCCGGAGTGTAGTCCTTGTATTCTTTCCATGCCGCAATGGCGGCGCTGAACCCCAGCATGAAAAAGAAGAGGCTCATGAACTGATGAAAAATGACCTTGAGCGAGCGGATGAAGCCGGCAAAGGAGTGCTTGAGTATCCTCCACATAATCCCGCGTATGTTAGGGAGAAAGCGGAGGGAAGTCAAATAGCGACATCGGGAGGGCAATTGCCGCCACGAGCCTGACCGGCCTGTCCAAATGCTCGCATGGACAATTCAGATCTTGGTGAGATCGACGATGACCGCTACAGGGCTGCCTGCCGACAAGGCTTATTTTTCAGGTCGCAGCTTTTCCCCAAAAGGCTTATCGAGCCCGCGCTTGGCGGCGGCGAGGGCGCCACGGGTATCCTCGCCTAACTGAACCGCGGCGGCATACTCCCGGAGAGCGCTCTCACGCTCTCCCTCCAAGTCAAAGAGGCGCCCCAGGTACACGTGCGACCAGGCCTTGGTGGCACTGTCGGCATTCTTGTCCGCAATCGCCTGCTCAAAATAAGACCTGGCGTCTTCAGGATTTCGCTGCAAGCTGCATGCGACACCCAAACCGTAGAGCGCTTTCGACCGCAAATCCGCATCCGAGTCGGCAATCTGTCTAAAGATCTTCTTGGCCAACTCGTACTTTTCTTCGCTGATCAGGTCTTCCGCTTCATCCAGCTTCTTTTCATTCTCGGTCCGGGGACGCTTGGGAGGGGCCGGCGTGGGGGGGACGGTGACCAGGGGGAGGGAGGCCGCATACTTCTTCTCGGCTTCCATGTCGATGGACTCCACCATATCTCCCAACGCCTCCCGGATCCCTTGTTCCCCCTTTTCAAATTCTTGCAACTGATTATAGAAGTGTTTGATCAGAAAGAAACCCGTGGCTGCATTCCGGGTGAGCTCGTCGTCGGCTTTGGCCGTCGGCAGTTTCCGCATACGGAGCTCCGCCGCACGAATGACGCACTCGATCGCATAAAGCATGAAATCTTTCCTGAATTGGGGATCGAGGTTGGGATTCTTCGCCGCCACCTCCATCAGGGCCTGCTTGTGATAAAACCGATTGGCGTACTTCAAGCTCAGAGGATCGAGGACAAAATGGAGGAACTGATGGCGGATTTCATCCAGATTCGCTCGTGGCGCGGGACTAATGACCAGATAGTAATCCTCACCGTAATTGCGCGCCAAAGCCGCTGAGCTCGCGCCGAGCATATCAATCGCGATCGAGTAGCGGCGCCCCAGGTAGGAGGAAGACGGCAACCGGAGGTAGGCCTCGGTCTGCTGAATGGTCCGCATGATGGGAACCTGTTGCGTCTCGATATAAGATTCCAACGCCGGCTGGGTTTGTCCCCAGAGCTTCTCCAGGTGGGTCGCTTCGTAGAATTCCTTTACCAGAGGCTGGAATTCCTCGATGGGCAAGACATCGGGAGGCAGCTTATCATGGCTCCACACGAACCCCCATTTCGGAGGCTGGTCCAACACCAGCGCCAGCGACATGTACTTGGACAGCTCCGCACTGCGGTCGGTCCCCTCCTGATGCGACGCATAAAACTGTTTCAGCTTCTCACGCAGCTCGCTCGGAACGTCCTTGTCGATCGCGTCTTGTACCCGCTGACGGACCGCGTCGACGCCGGGGGAGGCTGCCGGGCCGAAGCTCAACCCCGCGGCGTGGAGTGCAGAGAGCACCGCAAACAGACGGACATCGCCGTCCAGGGTAATCATCGACTGCTGCGCCCAAAGCGGAGAAACCAGCAGCAATCCGAAACAAGCCATCCTCCCGATCAATCGAGTGGTCCGTTTAAAGGTTCGTGAAGTCATTCGAGCTTTCCATCCCCCCCAGGCATTCATTCAATATCTTGTGGCGACGATTACAATCTGAACAGCCTCGCAAATATTCCATGAAATTGCAAGCCT
This genomic interval carries:
- a CDS encoding Smr/MutS family protein, which produces MPIEDSIDLHTFSSKETKVVLEEYLREAHERGFQTVRIIHGRGMGVQREIVRSVLSKHPLVVSFKDARPEAGGWGATWAVLIGGSRI
- a CDS encoding NADH-quinone oxidoreductase subunit B, which translates into the protein MATITTQEKKIVPAGNPFVEQNTEFGAGVVTTSFDKVVNWARKSSIWPMTFGLACCAIEMMAMGASRYDIARFGAEVFRGSPRQSDLMIVAGRVSKKMAPIVRQLYDQMPEPKWVISMGVCATAGGIFNNYAIVQGVNQVVPVDVYIPGCPPRPEQLIYGIMKLQEKIDRQRGSFKGVLPFGQ
- a CDS encoding tetratricopeptide repeat protein encodes the protein MTSRTFKRTTRLIGRMACFGLLLVSPLWAQQSMITLDGDVRLFAVLSALHAAGLSFGPAASPGVDAVRQRVQDAIDKDVPSELREKLKQFYASHQEGTDRSAELSKYMSLALVLDQPPKWGFVWSHDKLPPDVLPIEEFQPLVKEFYEATHLEKLWGQTQPALESYIETQQVPIMRTIQQTEAYLRLPSSSYLGRRYSIAIDMLGASSAALARNYGEDYYLVISPAPRANLDEIRHQFLHFVLDPLSLKYANRFYHKQALMEVAAKNPNLDPQFRKDFMLYAIECVIRAAELRMRKLPTAKADDELTRNAATGFFLIKHFYNQLQEFEKGEQGIREALGDMVESIDMEAEKKYAASLPLVTVPPTPAPPKRPRTENEKKLDEAEDLISEEKYELAKKIFRQIADSDADLRSKALYGLGVACSLQRNPEDARSYFEQAIADKNADSATKAWSHVYLGRLFDLEGERESALREYAAAVQLGEDTRGALAAAKRGLDKPFGEKLRPEK
- a CDS encoding methylmalonyl-CoA mutase family protein: MTERKPKFETTSHIELKRFYSEDDVSGFDVGQSLAPPGEFPFTRGIQPNLYRGRFWTMRQYAGFGSAAESNRRYKFLLSQGQMGLSVAFDLPTQIGLDSDHPLASGEVGKVGVAIDSLRDMEILFDGIPLDKVSTSMTINSTAAILLALYIGVAKEQGVAPARLSGTVQNDILKEYIARGTYIYPPRHSLRVVANIFEYCARHLPEWNTISISGYHIREAGSSAVQEVAFTLMNGITYVGAAVEAGLDVDLFAPRLSFFFNAHNNLLEEVAKFRAARRMWARIMRDRFGARKPKSWMLRFHTQTSGATLTAQQPEVNVVRVALQALAAVLGGTQSLHTNSRDEALALPTEESALLALRTQQVIAQESGVADVVDPLGGSYFIESMTNEIERRAEEYIARIEKMGGMLRAIESGFIQKEIQESAYQYQRAIESKDQTVVGINAFVAEHEKPIPLLRIDPALEEQQKKSLATLRAERDARKVEGALREIETSARDPLKNLLPPILNAVEAYATVGEISDAMRCVFGEYQEAIVI
- a CDS encoding peroxiredoxin; the encoded protein is MLSPGEKAPDFTVKTHEGKEVSLSQFGGSKVVLWFYPKADTPGUTNEGKGFRDRIREYEAKNVKILGISFDTVEENAAFARKFQFPFPLLCDTDRKIGLAYGACESPQDVYAKRISYVIGEDGKILLAYPKVDAARHPQEVLEKV
- the truA gene encoding tRNA pseudouridine(38-40) synthase TruA, coding for MRNLKLTIAYEGTRFYGWQIQKDVRTVQGQLLSAMIDVLKEKPRIIAAGRTDRGVHAEAQVVNAVIHGDPPVDRTASRDIPLLKAPFHAGDHAEDPRLWSAEKIMRELNNGLSADLTVSQAAFVPLNFHARHDAHSRSYRYQIVETYSPFLRRHVWCPRREIKLPLLQEAARLVVGRHSFRSFCDPDEEEERSFQCIVEECEWREIRITRPCYARLLTFHIRADRFLWKMVRRLVGSMVELGAGNCTRDEFSSFFYKPSPKPAEWTAPPFGLFLEKVFY